In Solanum lycopersicum chromosome 5, SLM_r2.1, the following are encoded in one genomic region:
- the LOC101263317 gene encoding agamous-like MADS-box protein AGL90, producing the protein MSIEKNQKSQKKFFKIVQELSVFDGVEIAAVFYNDCHKKPIVYPDYVGAIKTFEKFKKLPMREQFETSGTIGEILQQLINEKKEQLRKLTEENNRKEMLVQLHNMKGKFSIDMIKLEDLSDWMHVMREYIKELKERMKAKKAEEEATTSNI; encoded by the coding sequence ATGAGCATCgaaaaaaaccaaaaatcacaaaaaaagtttttcaaaataGTTCAAGAACTCAGTGTCTTTGATGGTGTTGAGATTGCTGCTGTCTTCTATAATGATTGTCACAAAAAACCTATAGTATATCCAGATTATGTTGGTGCCATTAAAacctttgaaaaatttaaaaagttgcCTATGCGTGAGCAATTTGAAACCAGTGGGACAATAGGAGAAATTCTCCAACAATTAATAAATGAGAAAAAGGAACAACTTCGAAAGCTAACGGAGGAGAACAACCGCAAAGAGATGCTGGTTCAACTGCATAATATGAAAGGAAAATTTTCTATTGACATGATAAAGCTTGAAGATCTCAGCGATTGGATGCATGTGATGAGAGAATATATCAAAGAactaaaagaaagaatgaaagcaAAGAAGGCTGAAGAAGAGGCTACCACATCGAATATTTAA